A window of Streptomyces sp. DG1A-41 contains these coding sequences:
- a CDS encoding NUDIX domain-containing protein, which translates to MPDDTQQAIPAVPSPATGGEPQEHHMHLLGRYYRQVEAGRKTIEVRVATPQKRAVAVGDTVVFHDRDTGRELDVIVKRITPYHSFEDLLSSEDTVRIDPDGPPAELLANLRSIYPPVKEALGVLALAFDHRPARPGRPMPMTPTQYAQTVPHHTVYGCLYIRDEHDRPVQLRSVYGSRLWQFPGGNLDAPGEDPLQTARREAVEETGLELGLDTPKLLLTHFLHAGPRLPLNKVGLIFDGGQLTADQLGRIRLDPAEHDMWAVHDLATWQELMAPRAFARLDAIERARRGEGPTYLITHA; encoded by the coding sequence GTGCCTGACGACACCCAGCAGGCGATCCCAGCCGTCCCGAGTCCGGCGACCGGAGGTGAACCACAAGAGCACCACATGCACCTGCTCGGGCGGTACTACCGCCAAGTGGAAGCAGGACGCAAGACGATCGAAGTGAGGGTGGCCACCCCGCAGAAGCGCGCCGTCGCAGTCGGTGACACGGTCGTCTTCCACGACCGGGACACCGGGCGGGAACTCGACGTCATCGTTAAGCGGATCACCCCGTACCACTCCTTCGAGGATCTGCTCAGCTCGGAGGACACCGTGCGCATCGACCCGGACGGGCCGCCCGCAGAGCTGCTCGCCAACCTCCGCAGCATCTACCCGCCGGTCAAGGAAGCCCTCGGCGTTCTCGCCCTCGCATTCGACCACCGCCCTGCCCGGCCCGGCCGCCCCATGCCGATGACGCCCACGCAGTACGCGCAGACCGTCCCCCACCACACGGTGTACGGCTGCCTGTACATCCGCGACGAACACGACCGGCCGGTCCAGCTCCGCTCGGTCTACGGCTCGAGACTCTGGCAGTTCCCGGGCGGCAACCTGGACGCCCCAGGCGAGGACCCGCTGCAGACCGCACGGCGAGAGGCGGTCGAGGAGACGGGCCTCGAACTCGGTCTGGACACGCCGAAGCTGCTCCTGACGCACTTCCTGCACGCCGGGCCGCGCCTGCCGCTGAACAAGGTGGGGCTCATCTTCGACGGAGGTCAGCTGACCGCCGACCAGCTCGGCCGGATCCGACTCGATCCCGCAGAGCACGACATGTGGGCCGTCCACGACCTCGCGACCTGGCAGGAGCTGATGGCGCCGCGCGCCTTCGCCCGCCTCGACGCCATCGAACGAGCCCGGCGCGGCGAGGGCCCCACCTACCTGATCACGCACGCCTGA
- a CDS encoding class I SAM-dependent methyltransferase yields MPAEDTNTRAWQIYGQRQLARAYAPPIPDQLGWTPWEGIGPGAEVLGDIAGRRVLDIGSGAGHHAVHLVQAHGARVTGIELFPTQHERAVSAHADVDGVELVQADVTEYLARAEPFDAAYAIGTLAFIDPHRSLSALRDGLRPGAPLILSLLHTDLHGRGPSTDVAPREQMILLRDDPPLPTQMWVC; encoded by the coding sequence GTGCCCGCCGAGGACACCAACACCCGGGCCTGGCAGATCTACGGCCAGAGACAACTGGCCCGCGCCTACGCCCCGCCCATCCCCGACCAGCTCGGCTGGACGCCCTGGGAAGGGATCGGACCGGGTGCAGAAGTCCTCGGTGACATCGCCGGCCGCCGGGTCCTGGACATCGGGTCCGGAGCCGGCCACCACGCCGTCCACCTCGTCCAGGCTCACGGAGCCCGCGTCACCGGCATCGAGCTGTTCCCGACCCAGCATGAACGCGCCGTCTCCGCCCACGCCGACGTTGATGGCGTGGAGTTGGTCCAAGCAGACGTGACCGAGTACCTGGCCCGAGCCGAGCCGTTCGACGCCGCGTACGCGATCGGGACGCTCGCCTTCATCGACCCGCACCGCTCGCTGTCGGCACTGCGCGACGGCCTGCGTCCGGGCGCCCCCTTGATCCTCTCGCTCCTGCACACCGACCTGCACGGCCGCGGTCCGTCCACGGACGTGGCGCCGCGCGAGCAGATGATCCTGCTGCGCGACGACCCACCCCTGCCGACACAGATGTGGGTGTGTTGA